The DNA sequence tatattaaagtgcactttttgtaccgaACGCCACTAcagtagttaaaaacaaataaaatgcacttttgtgcatgatgtcacacaagatatttcattaagtgtcaaataaaaattagctgcataaaaggaaatcaaatagtgtatgtccttcactatgtggtaggttcttgcggacgttatctccttctattgttgactatttgtttcatacggtgttgatctggaaatggttgcttagatattttgtgggtgtggcaccggccgagatgttgacatgcagagtttcaagcactcctaattctctagcgggtgacattTCAgaggatgctacattagcagtgctgctactttttgtagcaacgcttttgccgcatacttgacatatcacggttgtctgttcaacatctttccgcttgaagccaaaccaccgccagacgatggaccccctgctgtttttcttgggaattaattcttccttcatttgttaccagattggcaccttctttctcttgtattaccactagcaccacagctaaccttaccatgccgctacctgtctgctccgtgagagcgtatgacgttgcacacgtgacagtatgtgacatatgtaagaaggtgcgcttgttttatgtctctgtgagaaggagagacaagaaagagtgagaagagcctgtagtgtaatgcctgcagctaaaagcaactgtgtgagaacgtatactccaatatcaccatatagtcattttctatatcgcacagagacaaacccacaatatatccagtatattccatacatcacccagccctaattctaactcataaatgtaaataaaagtccacttgcaatggagccaatgggaggtcctctataaccatccaaaatacaccaacaatactccatttgcattttgtggcttgaatgtccaccaagtgttagttgaggtgagtttatttggaacatgcaagcatacaacatgatacatcacacatgcatgcatacaacatgatacatcacacatgcatgcatacaacatgatacatcacacatgcatgcatactagggctgcagctaacgattatttttctatcgattaatctatagattattttttcgattaatcggttaatctatagattattttttcgattaatctatagattatttttccttttaccgatttttttatttatttaaaatgaagatgaaaaaaagaaatttaggccagttttttcaaaaggcatggcttttatttacaaaaaaaaaagtatggccactcagtcaacattgaaaacatggcaaaacattctgtaacactgtaaacatttgtgccaatctaaatattctggagcactgtaaacattaagtattgcttttaaaatgttcaaaataaacatccagtccaacacagtacactataaccaattctactcattccagtgagtgactaacagttgtaacgaagaaaggttagcatgtctacatgctctggggtgaggctggttcttttcttgtttacaatattcccagcagctgaaaataggcgctcagaaggggtcgatgtggctggaactgagaggtaagaccgagccagcattgccagatttggaaaccttgcctgatgttctttccaccattttaatgggttttcatccttggaaatgggggattctccaaaataagacactaactcgtttctgaccatttcagcatcattactgtcattgttgtcttcctcattgttgctgagttcatctgaatctgagccaagaagtgtgtctagtaaagatacaggccgcctgtcagcatctggtctttccacttgcattgctgtgccctgttgagcgtgtgtctccttttcccttcttttctcctccagaactattgcatgcagcttgtattgaacttttaaacactcatctgcagtcaggaatttcagcttcctgaatcgtgggtcaagtgcagctgctaatatgcacacatttggtccatcatctttgaatgtggtctcggcttcccacctggatgttatctcacgtgcagcagtgacctggaaacacttgattgatgcattttcaaaagcagtttgtgtagccttccgaagccctttgaccagcagagggacagcggaaactgttacataagattctccactcaggtacacagttgcacattcaaaaggtttcagaacttgttcaatttcttcaagcaagctccactggtcagccttaagatccagaaaatgcttccctctttgagtgacctccggatctgacagagttgctgttattgtccacctctgctcaagcaggcgactaatcatgtaaaaggaactgttccatctcacagacacatcttgtatgaggctgtggtctggagaacccatttgtttttgcttaacctttagttttgtactggatagctcactttttctgaagtgctcgaccaaacttcttgctgctcctaaagctctgctgatgtggttgtcctttagagcatggttaactacaagctgtagagtatggccaacacatctgagggatgaaacaccatgtctttcctcaagaactcttaaagctgcaacaacatttgcagcattgtcatgtacaatgacttgtactagttttatgtttatttcaaac is a window from the Nerophis lumbriciformis linkage group LG28, RoL_Nlum_v2.1, whole genome shotgun sequence genome containing:
- the LOC140680122 gene encoding E3 SUMO-protein ligase ZBED1-like, with product MAYHSSTTAMNEHLKRKHPTAFFPSPSTSQSSAKRQSSVQDFFPKRHGTECTPQVAADLTDGVLEMMLIDMRPLNMVQWEGFQKMIKRFHSGYTLPSRTHFTKLMEQKYTKKMNEVKAILKNVKGKLTLTTDAWTSMATEAYLGVTIHFVNDEWELASINLTTMPLNEKHTAENIASWIEDVVNKFEINIKLVQVIVHDNAANVVAALRVLEERHGVSSLRCVGHTLQLVVNHALKDNHISRALGAARSLVEHFRKSELSSTKLKVKQKQMGSPDHSLIQDVSVRWNSSFYMISRLLEQRWTITATLSDPEVTQRGKHFLDLKADQWSLLEEIEQVLKPFECATVYLSGESYVTVSAVPLLVKGLRKATQTAFENASIKCFQVTAAREITSRWEAETTFKDDGPNVCILAAALDPRFRKLKFLTADECLKVQYKLHAIVLEEKRREKETHAQQGTAMQVERPDADRRPVSLLDTLLGSDSDELSNNEEDNNDSNDAEMVRNELVSYFGESPISKDENPLKWWKEHQARFPNLAMLARSYLSVPATSTPSERLFSAAGNIVNKKRTSLTPEHVDMLTFLRYNC